One part of the Sphingopyxis sp. PAMC25046 genome encodes these proteins:
- the guaB gene encoding IMP dehydrogenase, whose translation MEIITGLTFDDVLLVPGASDILPSDANLSTQLTSEISLNIPVLSSAMDTVTEADMAILMAQIGGIGVLHRNLTIEEQAAAVRQVKRFESGMIVNPITITPDAPLSYATALMDQHRISGIPVVETGGKLVGILTHRDVRFADNPGQPVRELMTAENLATVRAGVGQDEARRLLHQRRIEKLLVVDDDYHCIGLITVKDMEKAVNFPDATKDGNGRLRVAAATNTGDSGVERAEALLEAECDLIVVDTAHGHSKGVGETVARIKKLSNRVQVLAGNVATGDATKALIDAGADGVKVGIGPGSICTTRIVAGVGVPQLTAILDSVEAASKLGVPVIADGGLRTSGDVAKALAAGASSVMVGSMLAGTAEAPGETFLYQGRTYKSYRGMGSVGAMARGSADRYFQQDIKDQMKLVPEGIEGQVPFKGPAKDVIHQMVGGVKAAMGYTGSRTLKDFRERAKFVRITNAGLRESHVHDVAITREAPNYPAG comes from the coding sequence ATGGAAATCATCACCGGCCTGACCTTCGACGATGTGCTGCTGGTGCCCGGGGCGTCGGATATCCTACCGTCGGATGCCAATCTCTCGACCCAGCTGACCAGCGAGATCAGCCTCAACATCCCGGTCCTGTCGTCGGCGATGGACACGGTGACCGAGGCCGACATGGCGATCCTGATGGCGCAGATCGGCGGCATCGGCGTGCTTCACCGCAATCTCACGATCGAGGAACAGGCGGCGGCGGTGCGGCAGGTCAAGCGCTTCGAAAGCGGCATGATTGTCAACCCGATCACCATAACCCCCGATGCGCCGCTCTCCTATGCGACGGCGCTGATGGACCAGCATCGGATCTCGGGCATTCCGGTGGTCGAAACCGGCGGCAAGCTCGTCGGTATCCTGACCCATCGCGACGTGCGCTTTGCCGATAATCCGGGCCAACCGGTGCGCGAGCTGATGACCGCCGAAAATCTCGCGACGGTTCGTGCCGGAGTCGGGCAGGATGAAGCGCGCAGATTGCTGCACCAGCGCCGCATCGAAAAACTGCTCGTCGTCGACGACGATTATCATTGTATCGGGCTGATCACCGTCAAAGACATGGAAAAGGCGGTCAATTTCCCTGATGCAACCAAGGATGGAAACGGCCGCCTGCGCGTCGCGGCGGCGACCAATACCGGCGACAGCGGCGTCGAGCGCGCCGAAGCATTGCTCGAGGCCGAATGCGATCTCATCGTCGTCGATACCGCGCACGGCCACAGCAAGGGCGTCGGCGAGACCGTCGCACGCATCAAGAAACTCTCGAACCGCGTGCAGGTGCTCGCGGGCAATGTCGCGACTGGCGACGCGACCAAGGCATTGATCGACGCGGGCGCTGACGGGGTGAAGGTCGGCATCGGGCCGGGCTCGATCTGCACCACGCGCATCGTCGCGGGCGTCGGCGTGCCGCAACTCACCGCGATCCTCGACAGCGTCGAGGCCGCGTCGAAACTCGGCGTGCCGGTGATCGCCGACGGCGGCCTCCGCACCTCGGGCGACGTCGCCAAGGCGCTCGCGGCGGGCGCGTCGAGCGTGATGGTCGGCTCCATGCTCGCGGGCACGGCCGAGGCGCCGGGCGAGACCTTCCTCTATCAGGGACGCACTTATAAAAGCTATCGCGGCATGGGCAGCGTTGGCGCCATGGCGCGCGGCAGCGCCGACCGCTATTTCCAGCAGGATATCAAGGACCAGATGAAGCTGGTCCCCGAAGGCATCGAGGGACAGGTCCCGTTCAAGGGCCCCGCGAAAGACGTCATCCACCAGATGGTCGGCGGCGTGAAGGCGGCGATGGGCTATACCGGAAGCCGAACGCTCAAGGATTTCCGCGAGCGCGCCAAATTCGTCCGCATCACCAATGCGGGACTGCGCGAAAGCCATGTCCACGACGTCGCGATCACGCGCGAGGCGCCGAACTATCCGGCGGGCTGA
- a CDS encoding tetratricopeptide repeat protein, which yields MRISFLAIGAGLVLASLPTASDAQRADNDIFPRSIALQQEGHQAQEAGDLDQAIDFYESALAADPRNRSAIIALAQVARAQGLPGKAIGLYREALILEPKDIVALTGQGEALADKGALELAREKLAEAERVCGAKCPQVAALEKTIASSASKRVVAAEALVPTPVVATVKPATGQN from the coding sequence ATGCGCATCAGTTTTCTGGCCATTGGCGCCGGTCTTGTTCTGGCCAGCCTGCCGACCGCCTCCGATGCGCAGCGCGCCGACAACGACATTTTTCCTCGCTCGATCGCGCTCCAGCAGGAAGGGCATCAGGCGCAGGAGGCCGGCGATCTCGACCAGGCGATCGACTTTTATGAATCGGCGCTCGCCGCCGACCCGCGCAACCGTTCGGCGATCATCGCGCTGGCCCAGGTCGCGCGTGCGCAGGGGCTTCCAGGCAAGGCGATCGGCCTCTATCGCGAGGCGCTGATCCTCGAACCCAAGGACATCGTCGCGCTGACCGGGCAGGGCGAGGCTCTCGCCGACAAGGGCGCGCTCGAACTCGCGCGCGAGAAGCTTGCCGAGGCCGAGCGCGTCTGCGGCGCCAAGTGCCCGCAGGTCGCCGCGCTCGAAAAGACGATCGCGTCGAGCGCGTCGAAACGCGTCGTCGCCGCCGAAGCGCTGGTGCCGACGCCGGTCGTCGCGACGGTCAAGCCCGCCACCGGCCAGAACTGA
- a CDS encoding peptidylprolyl isomerase has protein sequence MTKFSTMTGLIVLAAVGAAPVLAQTVPDSEVPTTSLNIPGNVQLYGDAKPNVYRPSATVNGEIITATDIEQRMALIRIANNNVELPPEEIERLRNQVFSNLIDEKLQIQEAKAAEIAIDENIVNEQFARLATRFKQTPEQFSEYLASKGSSAAAVKQQIRGEFAWDRLLSRNIQSTTNVSTEEVDLIVKQMEAAKGQDEFHLGEIYLSATPDNIAAVSENAKKIIQALQAGGSFAAYARQFSEASTAVVGGDLGWVKAGQLPASMGEAATQMQPGQLVGPIEVPGGISIMLLIDRRQVLTADPRDAVLSLKQISLDFPAGTTQEKASELAGKFAETTRSIAGCGAADAVAQQLGASVVSRDNIEMRALPAPLQATLVNLQVGQTTQPFGAANEGVSVLVLCGRDMPQTATAPNLEQIEQKLLEDKVNKRAQRYLRDLRRDAVIEYS, from the coding sequence ATGACCAAATTTTCGACCATGACCGGCCTGATCGTCTTGGCCGCCGTCGGAGCAGCGCCCGTGCTGGCCCAGACCGTTCCCGACAGCGAAGTGCCGACGACCAGCCTCAACATTCCCGGCAATGTGCAGCTCTACGGCGATGCCAAGCCGAACGTCTATCGCCCCTCGGCGACGGTGAACGGCGAGATCATCACCGCGACCGACATCGAACAGCGCATGGCGCTGATCCGTATCGCGAACAACAATGTCGAATTGCCGCCCGAGGAAATCGAGCGGCTTCGCAACCAGGTGTTCAGCAACCTGATCGACGAGAAACTGCAGATCCAGGAAGCCAAGGCAGCCGAGATCGCGATCGATGAGAATATCGTCAACGAACAATTCGCCCGGCTCGCGACGCGTTTCAAGCAGACGCCCGAGCAGTTCTCGGAATATCTGGCGTCGAAAGGCTCGTCCGCCGCGGCGGTGAAGCAGCAGATCCGCGGCGAATTCGCGTGGGATCGCCTGTTGTCACGCAACATCCAGTCAACGACCAACGTGTCGACCGAAGAGGTCGACCTGATCGTCAAGCAGATGGAAGCGGCCAAGGGCCAGGACGAATTCCACCTTGGCGAAATCTATCTGTCGGCGACCCCGGACAATATCGCCGCGGTCAGCGAAAACGCGAAAAAGATCATCCAGGCGCTGCAGGCCGGCGGCAGCTTTGCTGCCTATGCACGCCAGTTTTCCGAAGCATCGACCGCGGTCGTCGGCGGCGACCTCGGCTGGGTGAAGGCAGGTCAGCTGCCCGCGTCGATGGGCGAGGCCGCGACGCAGATGCAGCCCGGCCAGCTCGTCGGACCGATCGAGGTGCCCGGCGGAATTTCGATCATGCTGTTGATCGACCGTCGCCAGGTGCTGACCGCCGACCCGCGCGACGCGGTGCTCAGCCTGAAGCAGATTTCGCTCGATTTCCCGGCCGGAACGACCCAGGAAAAGGCGTCCGAACTTGCCGGCAAGTTCGCCGAAACGACGCGTAGCATCGCCGGCTGCGGCGCCGCAGACGCGGTGGCGCAGCAATTGGGCGCCAGCGTCGTGTCCCGCGACAATATCGAAATGCGCGCGCTGCCTGCGCCGCTCCAGGCGACGCTCGTCAACCTCCAGGTCGGCCAGACGACGCAGCCCTTCGGTGCCGCGAACGAAGGCGTCAGCGTCCTTGTCCTTTGCGGCCGCGACATGCCGCAGACCGCGACGGCGCCCAACCTCGAGCAGATCGAGCAGAAACTGCTGGAGGACAAGGTCAACAAGCGGGCCCAGCGCTATCTGCGCGACCTGCGCCGGGACGCCGTGATCGAATATAGCTGA
- a CDS encoding DNA polymerase III subunit chi — translation MPRVDFYRLTRDPVERVLPALATRVLGNGDRLLVVAASAMQRQAIDEALWTFQPASFLPHGHAGSPDESIEPILISGTLDTSPPNRATLLALADGEWRDEALAFDRTFLLFDNSRIDDARALWRTLAARDDVDNRFWKQDENGRWSEGP, via the coding sequence ATGCCGCGCGTCGACTTCTACCGGCTGACCCGCGACCCCGTCGAACGCGTGCTCCCCGCGCTCGCCACGCGCGTCCTCGGCAATGGCGACCGCCTGCTGGTGGTCGCCGCCTCGGCGATGCAGCGGCAGGCGATCGACGAGGCGCTCTGGACGTTCCAGCCCGCCAGTTTCCTGCCGCACGGCCACGCCGGATCGCCCGACGAGTCGATCGAGCCGATCCTGATTTCGGGCACACTCGACACCTCGCCACCCAATCGCGCGACCCTTCTCGCGCTCGCCGACGGCGAGTGGCGCGACGAGGCGCTGGCGTTCGATCGCACTTTCCTCCTCTTCGACAACAGCCGCATCGACGATGCCCGTGCGCTCTGGCGCACGCTCGCGGCGCGCGACGATGTCGACAACCGCTTCTGGAAACAGGACGAAAACGGCCGCTGGTCCGAAGGGCCCTAG
- a CDS encoding RsmB/NOP family class I SAM-dependent RNA methyltransferase, translating to MTPAARIQTAIEILDAIAAAAREGGAPADAIFAEAMRARRYAGSKDRRVIRGHVYGAIRLVRSAPVSGRAAMLTLADAQPELAPLFDGSPYGPAPIAADEPRAETGLAAEALIGLFDPLVGEDERDAMLTRAPLDLRANRIKARRDDLADLFPEGEAIPGAPDGWRLPPETAAVQHRAYTDGVFEVQDAASQYASAALDAAPGQAIVDLCAGGGGKTLAIASFTGNDADILACDTNRARLQQLPPRAERAGATRIETRLLNPGQEPAMLAGWRGKAARVFVDAPCSGSGTWRRSPELRWRLTPARLDRHLADQAKLLAIGADLVAPGGKLLYAVCSVIAREGRAQVDDFLNRSPGWTADAGYLPESVGRRAGAGFLLTPGHDGCDGFFLARLTSPC from the coding sequence GTGACGCCCGCAGCGCGTATCCAGACGGCGATCGAAATTCTCGATGCCATCGCCGCCGCGGCGCGCGAGGGCGGGGCGCCGGCCGACGCGATCTTCGCCGAGGCGATGCGCGCGCGCCGCTATGCGGGATCGAAGGACCGCCGTGTGATTCGCGGCCATGTCTATGGCGCGATCCGGCTCGTGCGTTCTGCACCCGTGTCGGGCCGCGCGGCGATGCTGACGCTTGCCGACGCGCAGCCTGAACTCGCCCCATTGTTCGACGGCTCGCCCTACGGACCCGCGCCGATCGCTGCCGACGAACCGCGCGCCGAAACCGGGCTCGCCGCCGAGGCGCTGATCGGTCTCTTCGATCCGCTCGTCGGCGAAGACGAGCGTGACGCGATGCTGACGCGCGCACCGCTCGACCTCCGCGCCAACCGGATCAAGGCGAGGCGCGACGATCTTGCCGATCTCTTTCCCGAGGGCGAAGCGATCCCCGGCGCGCCGGACGGCTGGCGCCTGCCGCCCGAAACGGCCGCGGTCCAGCATCGCGCCTATACTGACGGGGTGTTCGAGGTGCAGGACGCCGCGAGCCAATATGCCTCCGCGGCCTTGGACGCCGCGCCGGGGCAGGCGATCGTCGATCTCTGCGCGGGCGGCGGCGGCAAGACGCTCGCCATCGCTTCGTTCACCGGCAACGACGCCGACATCCTCGCCTGCGACACCAACCGCGCGCGCCTCCAGCAACTGCCGCCGCGCGCCGAGCGCGCCGGGGCGACCCGCATCGAGACGCGCCTGCTCAATCCCGGGCAGGAACCCGCAATGCTCGCCGGCTGGCGGGGCAAAGCGGCGCGGGTCTTCGTCGATGCCCCCTGCTCGGGCAGCGGCACCTGGCGCCGCAGTCCCGAACTGCGCTGGCGCCTCACCCCCGCGCGCCTCGACCGCCACCTCGCCGATCAGGCGAAACTGCTCGCGATCGGCGCCGATCTGGTGGCGCCCGGCGGCAAACTTCTCTATGCTGTCTGCTCGGTTATCGCGCGCGAGGGGCGGGCACAGGTGGATGATTTTCTGAACCGGAGTCCGGGCTGGACGGCCGACGCCGGCTATCTACCCGAAAGTGTCGGCCGCCGCGCGGGCGCGGGTTTCCTGCTGACTCCGGGGCACGACGGCTGCGACGGATTTTTTCTCGCACGGCTGACATCGCCATGTTAG
- the pdxA gene encoding 4-hydroxythreonine-4-phosphate dehydrogenase PdxA — MGDPAGVGPEVTARAWAARGENCLPPFVAIGDIAAVEAVWDGPVVRVGDMEEVVKTFGEALPVWHLEDSGPLTPGSPTAAGATCALHALETGIGLTRNQASSALVTGSVSKHALHGIGYTHPGQTEFIAERCGVTATNAVMMLAGPSLRVVPLTVHIPLAEVPERLTSELIVAKARIVARGLRRDFGIDPPRIALAGLNPHAGESGHLGGEEERIMKPAVAQLASEGIIVDGPLAADALFAPGIRDQYDALLCGYHDQALAPFKALHFHDGVNLTLGLPIIRTSPDHGTAFNIAGTGRADAGPTIAAIAMAARMATARERGCAPAK, encoded by the coding sequence ATGGGTGACCCGGCCGGCGTCGGCCCCGAAGTCACAGCGCGCGCATGGGCTGCGCGCGGCGAAAACTGCCTGCCTCCCTTTGTCGCGATCGGCGACATCGCCGCGGTCGAAGCGGTGTGGGACGGCCCTGTCGTGCGCGTCGGCGACATGGAGGAGGTTGTAAAAACCTTCGGCGAGGCGCTGCCCGTCTGGCATCTCGAAGACAGCGGCCCGCTGACCCCCGGATCGCCGACGGCGGCCGGTGCGACATGCGCGCTCCACGCGCTCGAAACGGGTATCGGGCTGACGCGCAATCAGGCAAGTTCGGCGCTGGTCACCGGTTCGGTATCGAAACATGCGCTACACGGCATCGGCTATACGCATCCCGGGCAGACCGAATTCATCGCCGAACGATGCGGGGTGACCGCGACCAACGCGGTCATGATGCTGGCGGGACCGTCGCTGCGCGTCGTACCGCTAACCGTGCACATCCCGCTCGCCGAGGTGCCCGAGCGGCTGACGAGCGAGTTGATCGTCGCCAAGGCGCGGATCGTCGCGCGCGGACTGCGCCGCGATTTCGGCATAGATCCGCCGCGCATCGCGCTGGCAGGGCTCAACCCGCACGCGGGCGAGAGCGGCCATCTGGGCGGCGAGGAGGAGCGGATTATGAAGCCCGCGGTCGCCCAGCTGGCGAGCGAGGGCATCATCGTCGACGGCCCGCTTGCCGCCGACGCGCTGTTCGCGCCCGGCATCCGCGATCAATATGACGCGCTGCTCTGCGGCTATCACGATCAGGCGCTCGCGCCTTTCAAGGCTTTGCATTTCCACGACGGGGTCAATCTGACGCTCGGGCTGCCGATCATCCGCACCTCGCCCGACCATGGCACCGCCTTCAATATCGCGGGTACCGGCCGGGCCGATGCAGGGCCGACGATCGCGGCGATCGCAATGGCCGCGCGCATGGCGACGGCGCGCGAGCGCGGCTGCGCCCCCGCAAAGTGA
- the rsmA gene encoding 16S rRNA (adenine(1518)-N(6)/adenine(1519)-N(6))-dimethyltransferase RsmA yields the protein MTVQPRTPLPPLRETVRVHGLSASKALGQNFLFDEQLLDRIAALPGDLNGVTVFEVGPGPGGLTRALLRAGAKVIAVERDDRCLPLLAELGDAFPGQLTVIADDAMAVDVDALTGGAPYHIVANLPYNVGTALFTRWLEPAAWPPRWLSLTLMFQLEVAERIVAPVGTGAYGRLAVLAQWRSNAKIAMKVHRSAFTPPPKVMSAIVHVTPGDQPAGIDPKRLSKLTEKGFGQRRKMLRQSLKGVEGAVAAAEALGIDPTRRAETVSVDEWVALARALGG from the coding sequence GTGACGGTCCAGCCGCGCACGCCGCTGCCGCCGCTGCGCGAGACGGTGCGCGTCCACGGCCTGTCGGCGAGCAAGGCGCTGGGGCAGAATTTCCTGTTCGACGAGCAATTGCTCGACCGGATCGCGGCGCTTCCGGGCGATCTCAACGGCGTGACGGTGTTCGAGGTCGGACCGGGCCCGGGCGGACTGACGCGCGCGCTGCTGCGCGCCGGGGCGAAGGTGATTGCGGTCGAGCGCGACGACCGCTGCCTGCCGCTGCTCGCCGAGCTGGGCGACGCCTTTCCGGGTCAGCTGACGGTGATCGCCGACGACGCGATGGCGGTCGACGTCGACGCGCTGACCGGCGGGGCTCCCTATCATATCGTCGCCAACCTCCCTTATAATGTCGGCACCGCGCTGTTCACGCGCTGGCTCGAGCCTGCTGCGTGGCCGCCACGCTGGCTATCGCTGACCTTGATGTTCCAGCTCGAGGTCGCCGAACGCATCGTCGCGCCGGTCGGGACGGGCGCCTATGGCCGGCTCGCGGTGCTCGCGCAGTGGCGCTCGAACGCGAAAATCGCGATGAAGGTGCATCGGTCGGCCTTCACCCCGCCGCCCAAGGTGATGTCGGCGATCGTCCATGTGACGCCGGGCGATCAGCCCGCGGGCATCGACCCGAAACGGCTGTCGAAGCTCACCGAAAAGGGGTTCGGCCAGCGGCGCAAGATGCTGCGGCAGAGCCTGAAGGGGGTCGAGGGTGCGGTGGCGGCGGCGGAGGCGCTCGGCATCGACCCGACGCGGCGGGCGGAAACCGTTAGCGTCGACGAGTGGGTCGCGCTGGCGCGCGCGCTCGGCGGGTAA
- the lptD gene encoding LPS assembly protein LptD encodes MSWALFHRAAGARPFWLATASGLALAASPVLAQSEANPAPPAEEVAGEPDLQTPDVVPTTSDAPDTASEQQIGFAADNLNYDGDTEVVVAEGNVQMNREAIEMRADKVTWNRQTGQVFAEGNVMIKNPEGDIAYGDKIELTDSLRDGVVENLLVVLDNGSRLAAVRGTRFDNGNIELENAAYTPCPVEDDEGCPKNPSWQIRAVKVMYDRAKNKVRYKGARVEIFGLPLIPLPGLSHSINNEASSGILVPEIRLDRSNGFEIAVPYYLRIAPDRDMTITPHVYTDAAPMLEGEFRALTDIGSFRINGYATYGSLVPLVGEDPDSQKRFRGYLESAGKFQFDPRWSLTYSGRIATDRTFMRRYDISRDDRLRSTFELERIGGNSYLSIAGWATQTLRVNDIQGQQPIALPIIDYRQRLDDPLFGGQLELQLNTLAIGRTAGQDTQRAFAGAQWNLRGLTGLGQEITLTALVRGDVYHSDENLLTAIPGYRGKSGWQARGIAAVAADMRWPFIGEFAGGTQTLTPRVQVVATPPIKNLDIPNEDSRAFDLEDSNLFAINRFNGHDRFEDGARITYGLEWNYSRPGFNINSIVGQSYRLTDKPSLFPDGTGLTDRTSDIVGRTTIAYRDFLRLTHRYRLDKDNLAIRRNEFDATIGSRSTYAVVGYSRLNRDILLLGEDLQDREEVRAGGRVAFAKHWSLFGSAIVDLTEQSDDPLSGADGFEPIRHRLGLAYDDECLSIALTWRRDYADTGDARRGNSFSFRIAFRNLGF; translated from the coding sequence ATGAGCTGGGCTTTGTTCCATCGGGCGGCGGGTGCGCGGCCGTTCTGGCTGGCGACGGCGAGCGGACTGGCCTTGGCGGCGAGCCCGGTGCTGGCCCAGAGCGAGGCGAATCCGGCCCCGCCGGCGGAGGAAGTTGCCGGCGAACCCGATTTGCAAACTCCCGACGTCGTCCCGACGACGTCCGACGCGCCCGATACCGCGAGCGAGCAGCAGATCGGATTTGCCGCGGACAACCTCAATTACGACGGCGACACCGAAGTCGTCGTCGCTGAGGGCAACGTCCAGATGAACCGCGAAGCGATCGAAATGCGCGCGGACAAGGTGACGTGGAACCGGCAGACGGGGCAAGTGTTCGCCGAAGGCAATGTCATGATCAAGAACCCCGAAGGCGACATCGCCTATGGGGACAAGATCGAGCTGACCGACAGTTTGCGCGACGGCGTCGTCGAAAATCTGCTCGTCGTGCTTGACAACGGATCGCGCCTCGCCGCGGTCCGGGGCACGCGCTTCGACAATGGCAATATCGAGCTGGAGAACGCCGCCTATACCCCCTGCCCGGTCGAGGACGACGAAGGCTGTCCAAAGAACCCGAGCTGGCAGATCCGCGCGGTCAAGGTGATGTACGACCGGGCCAAGAACAAGGTCCGATACAAGGGCGCACGCGTCGAGATTTTCGGCCTGCCGCTGATCCCGCTTCCCGGGCTCAGCCACTCGATCAACAACGAGGCGAGCAGCGGCATATTGGTGCCCGAAATCCGGCTGGACCGGAGCAACGGCTTCGAGATCGCGGTCCCCTATTATCTACGCATTGCCCCCGATCGCGACATGACGATCACGCCGCACGTCTACACCGACGCGGCGCCGATGCTGGAAGGCGAGTTCCGTGCGCTGACCGATATCGGGTCGTTCCGTATCAACGGCTATGCGACCTATGGCTCTCTCGTTCCGCTGGTCGGAGAGGATCCGGACAGCCAGAAGAGATTCCGCGGCTATCTGGAAAGCGCGGGCAAGTTCCAGTTCGATCCGCGCTGGAGCCTCACCTATTCGGGGCGCATCGCGACCGACCGCACCTTCATGCGCCGTTACGACATCAGCCGCGATGACCGGTTGCGTTCGACCTTCGAACTCGAACGGATCGGCGGCAATAGCTATCTCTCGATCGCCGGCTGGGCGACGCAGACGCTGCGCGTCAATGATATTCAGGGCCAGCAGCCGATCGCGCTGCCGATCATCGATTATCGCCAGCGGCTAGACGATCCGCTCTTCGGCGGGCAGCTGGAGTTGCAACTGAACACGCTCGCGATCGGCCGCACCGCGGGTCAGGACACGCAGCGCGCCTTTGCCGGTGCGCAGTGGAATTTGCGCGGGCTGACCGGGCTTGGGCAGGAAATCACGCTGACCGCGCTCGTGCGCGGCGACGTCTATCACAGTGACGAGAATCTGCTGACCGCGATCCCCGGCTATCGCGGCAAGTCGGGTTGGCAGGCGCGCGGCATCGCCGCGGTCGCCGCCGACATGCGCTGGCCCTTTATCGGCGAATTCGCCGGCGGCACGCAGACGCTGACCCCGCGCGTCCAGGTTGTCGCGACGCCGCCGATCAAGAATCTCGACATTCCGAACGAAGATTCGCGCGCCTTCGACCTCGAGGACAGCAATCTCTTCGCGATCAACCGCTTCAACGGTCACGACCGGTTCGAAGATGGCGCGCGCATCACCTATGGCCTAGAATGGAATTACAGCCGCCCGGGGTTCAACATCAACAGCATCGTGGGGCAAAGCTATCGCCTGACGGACAAACCCAGCCTGTTCCCCGACGGCACCGGCCTGACCGACCGCACGTCGGATATCGTCGGCCGGACGACGATTGCGTATCGCGATTTCCTGCGCCTCACCCACCGTTACCGGCTCGACAAGGATAATCTCGCGATTCGCCGCAACGAATTCGATGCGACGATCGGCAGCCGCTCGACCTATGCCGTGGTCGGCTATTCGCGGCTCAACCGCGACATCCTGCTACTCGGCGAGGATTTGCAGGACCGCGAGGAAGTCCGTGCCGGCGGGCGCGTCGCGTTCGCGAAACATTGGTCGCTGTTCGGATCGGCGATCGTCGATTTGACCGAACAGAGCGACGACCCGCTGAGCGGTGCCGACGGGTTCGAGCCGATTCGACATCGGCTCGGGCTCGCCTATGACGATGAATGCCTGTCGATCGCACTCACCTGGCGGCGCGACTATGCCGACACCGGCGACGCGCGGCGCGGCAACAGCTTTTCGTTCCGGATCGCGTTCCGTAATCTGGGATTCTGA
- a CDS encoding leucyl aminopeptidase, producing the protein MDIQFVAQIDASADVVAFPVRKGEAGALGALLGAAAAQARFDGAAGTIAETAAIDGAQAKRLLLVGIGEGGEQDIERGGAALTAKLQTSGVTHVHVDFASAGQSDADDVLAFAMGARLRNWRLDTYRTRLADKAKPSLKTVTIASPHGDLSARWAENEAIAEGVALTQTLVAEPPNILYPESFVERCQHLAELGVELEVLDERQMKALGMGALLGVAQGSTRPPRLLAMRWNGGNPGEAPVVFIGKGVTFDTGGISLKPGPGMDMMKWDMGGAGAVAGAIKAIAGRKAKANVVGVVGLVENMPDGNAMRPGDVVTTMSGQTVEVLNTDAEGRLVLCDAISWAQKAYDPKVIVDLATLTGAMVISLGHEYAGMFANDDGLAAGLLAAGEASNNKLWRFPLSPAYDKLIDSPIADMKNIGPREGGSITAAQFLKRYVEDGVAWAHLDIAGMAWGDKDGPVYAKGATGYGVRLLDRYIAANHEG; encoded by the coding sequence ATGGACATTCAGTTTGTCGCGCAAATCGATGCGTCTGCCGACGTCGTCGCGTTTCCGGTCCGCAAGGGCGAAGCGGGCGCGCTCGGGGCGCTGCTCGGCGCCGCTGCGGCGCAGGCGCGTTTCGACGGCGCGGCGGGCACGATCGCCGAGACCGCGGCGATCGACGGCGCACAGGCGAAGCGCCTGCTGCTTGTCGGCATCGGCGAGGGCGGCGAGCAGGATATCGAACGCGGCGGTGCCGCGCTCACCGCGAAGCTCCAGACGAGCGGCGTCACCCATGTCCATGTCGATTTCGCCAGCGCGGGGCAGAGCGACGCCGACGACGTCCTCGCCTTCGCGATGGGCGCGCGCCTCCGCAACTGGCGCCTCGACACCTATCGCACGCGGCTCGCCGACAAGGCGAAGCCCAGCCTCAAGACGGTGACGATCGCGTCGCCGCACGGCGACCTTTCGGCGCGCTGGGCCGAAAATGAAGCGATTGCCGAGGGGGTCGCGCTGACCCAGACGCTCGTCGCCGAGCCGCCGAACATCCTCTATCCCGAAAGCTTCGTCGAACGCTGCCAGCACCTCGCCGAGCTCGGCGTCGAACTCGAAGTCCTCGACGAACGCCAGATGAAGGCGCTCGGCATGGGCGCGCTGCTCGGCGTCGCGCAGGGCTCGACACGGCCGCCGCGGCTGCTCGCGATGCGCTGGAACGGCGGCAATCCGGGCGAGGCGCCCGTCGTCTTCATCGGCAAGGGCGTGACCTTCGATACCGGTGGCATCAGCCTCAAACCCGGACCGGGCATGGACATGATGAAGTGGGACATGGGCGGCGCGGGCGCGGTCGCGGGCGCGATCAAGGCGATCGCGGGGCGCAAGGCGAAGGCGAATGTCGTCGGCGTCGTCGGCCTCGTCGAAAATATGCCCGACGGCAATGCGATGCGCCCCGGCGACGTCGTCACCACCATGTCGGGCCAGACGGTCGAAGTGCTCAACACCGATGCCGAGGGCCGCCTCGTCCTTTGCGACGCGATCAGCTGGGCGCAAAAAGCTTATGATCCCAAGGTGATCGTCGACCTCGCGACACTGACCGGCGCGATGGTCATCTCGCTCGGCCACGAATATGCCGGCATGTTCGCGAACGACGACGGGCTCGCCGCCGGCCTGCTCGCGGCGGGCGAGGCGTCGAACAACAAGCTGTGGCGCTTCCCGCTGTCGCCCGCCTACGACAAGCTGATCGACAGCCCGATCGCCGACATGAAGAATATCGGCCCGCGCGAAGGCGGCTCGATCACCGCGGCGCAATTCCTGAAGCGCTATGTCGAGGACGGCGTCGCCTGGGCGCATCTCGACATCGCGGGCATGGCGTGGGGCGACAAGGACGGCCCGGTCTATGCCAAGGGCGCGACCGGCTATGGCGTGCGCCTGCTCGACCGCTATATCGCTGCGAACCACGAAGGCTGA